The Clostridioides sp. ES-S-0010-02 genome window below encodes:
- a CDS encoding type IV pilus twitching motility protein PilT: MYIYDLLEQAISLKASDIHITVGTNPVARVKGGFVKLSEQILTPEITMQMAKDIAGESMFKVIEEHGEADFSASLKTGERFRVNSYRQKGNYAIAIRTITAEIPTFEKLGLPENIKSFTERHKGLVLVTGPTGSGKSTTLASMINIINETQQKHIITLEDPIEYVHHHKQSLVNQREVGTDTESFHSALRAILRQDPDVILIGEMRDPETVSIALTAAETGHLVFSTLHTVGAAKTIDRIVDMFQPAQQQQIKTQLSTVCEGVVSQQLLPTSDGKGRIAAIELMFATPAIKNLIREGKTYQIPNMIQTGVKAGMKTMDQDLMELYKNGKITKDMALSRCTDQEFMTRMIGGVSYNGNYSR, encoded by the coding sequence ATGTATATTTATGATTTATTAGAGCAAGCAATAAGTTTAAAGGCATCAGATATACACATAACAGTTGGTACAAATCCTGTAGCTAGAGTAAAAGGTGGATTTGTAAAGCTAAGTGAACAAATCTTGACACCAGAGATAACGATGCAAATGGCAAAAGACATAGCAGGGGAATCTATGTTTAAAGTAATAGAAGAACATGGAGAAGCTGATTTTTCAGCTTCTCTAAAAACTGGAGAAAGATTTAGGGTAAACTCCTATAGACAAAAAGGAAATTATGCAATAGCAATAAGAACTATAACAGCAGAAATACCAACTTTTGAGAAACTAGGACTTCCAGAAAACATAAAATCTTTTACTGAAAGACATAAAGGATTGGTTTTAGTTACAGGACCTACAGGAAGTGGTAAAAGTACAACACTTGCAAGTATGATAAATATAATAAATGAAACGCAACAAAAACATATAATTACACTAGAAGACCCAATAGAGTATGTCCATCACCATAAACAAAGTTTAGTAAACCAAAGAGAAGTAGGAACTGATACAGAAAGTTTTCACTCAGCTCTTAGAGCTATTTTACGTCAAGACCCAGATGTAATACTAATAGGGGAAATGAGAGACCCTGAGACTGTGTCAATAGCGTTAACAGCCGCAGAAACAGGACATCTAGTATTTTCAACACTACATACAGTTGGTGCTGCTAAGACAATAGACAGAATAGTGGACATGTTCCAGCCAGCCCAACAACAACAAATAAAAACTCAATTGTCTACAGTGTGTGAAGGGGTAGTATCACAACAATTACTTCCTACATCAGATGGGAAGGGTAGGATAGCTGCAATTGAATTGATGTTTGCAACACCAGCAATAAAAAACCTAATAAGAGAAGGAAAAACATATCAAATTCCAAATATGATACAAACTGGAGTTAAAGCAGGTATGAAAACTATGGATCAAGATTTAATGGAACTTTATAAAAATGGAAAGATTACAAAAGATATGGCACTTAGTAGATGTACTGACCAAGAATTTATGACTAGAATGATAGGTGGAGTAAGTTATAATGGAAATTATAGTCGTTAA
- a CDS encoding type II/IV secretion system protein, giving the protein MAKKVRIGDKLVEKGYITEDQLKWALSEQKNSGKRLGEFLVQEGLIDSNLLISVLKELLDIESVFLEGTEIDTLATKMVPENICKRYAVFPFKIDGNKICLAMSDPQDREAVQDVRRMSGKDVEIFISSAEDINKAIGHAYAHSEINKAMTEYNKNKTGGIRETVILEEDVNAAPIVRLVNNILENAVRMEASDIHIEQSENYMRVRFRIDGMLREYMRMNSAPYKAVISRIKIMSDINISEKRIPQDGRIYLKVDNKPIDFRVSTMPTNRDEKIAMRVLDKSNFMVSKEVLGIDEHGSKIYDELINTPYGLILVVGPTGSGKTTTLYSMLNQLNTENRNLLTIEDPIEYELPGVNQSQINEKAGLTFASGLRAFMRQDPDIIMVGEIRDTETAEIAIRASLTGHLVLSTLHANTAVGAISRLLDMDVESFLITSSLLGVISQRLTRKICEHCRISYEADTGEKKALGIDVNESVTIYKGQGCERCNNTGYKGRLGIFEMLEITPEIKELIDSSANQREILKLAKKQGMVSLKEDIVKKVLGGKTTVEEMIRIILMTD; this is encoded by the coding sequence GTGGCTAAAAAAGTTAGAATAGGAGACAAACTGGTCGAAAAAGGATACATAACAGAAGACCAGCTTAAATGGGCATTATCAGAGCAAAAAAACAGTGGAAAAAGACTAGGAGAATTTCTAGTACAAGAAGGTCTTATAGATAGTAACTTATTAATAAGTGTATTAAAAGAACTTTTAGATATAGAAAGTGTATTTTTAGAAGGAACAGAAATAGACACATTAGCTACAAAGATGGTTCCAGAAAATATATGCAAAAGATATGCTGTATTTCCATTCAAAATCGATGGAAATAAAATATGTCTAGCCATGTCAGACCCACAAGACAGAGAAGCAGTTCAAGATGTAAGACGTATGTCAGGTAAAGATGTCGAAATATTTATATCAAGTGCAGAAGATATAAACAAAGCAATAGGTCATGCTTATGCACATTCAGAAATAAATAAAGCAATGACTGAATACAACAAAAACAAGACTGGTGGAATTAGAGAAACAGTAATCCTTGAAGAGGATGTAAATGCTGCTCCAATAGTAAGACTAGTAAATAATATACTAGAAAATGCTGTTAGAATGGAGGCCAGTGATATACATATAGAACAAAGCGAAAATTACATGCGTGTTAGATTTAGAATAGATGGAATGTTAAGAGAATATATGAGAATGAACTCTGCTCCATACAAAGCGGTAATAAGTCGTATAAAAATAATGTCAGATATAAATATATCTGAAAAGCGGATTCCACAAGATGGTAGAATATATTTAAAAGTAGATAATAAACCTATAGATTTTAGGGTTTCTACAATGCCTACTAATAGGGATGAAAAAATAGCAATGAGAGTACTTGATAAGAGTAATTTTATGGTAAGTAAAGAAGTACTAGGAATAGATGAACATGGCTCTAAGATATATGATGAGTTAATAAATACCCCTTATGGGCTTATATTGGTAGTTGGACCTACTGGAAGTGGAAAAACTACTACATTATATTCAATGCTAAATCAATTGAATACGGAAAATAGAAATTTATTAACGATAGAAGACCCTATAGAGTATGAACTACCTGGTGTAAATCAATCTCAAATAAATGAGAAGGCAGGACTTACTTTTGCCAGTGGGCTTAGAGCCTTTATGCGTCAAGACCCAGATATAATAATGGTTGGAGAGATAAGAGATACAGAAACTGCTGAAATAGCAATTAGAGCTTCTCTTACAGGACATTTAGTTTTAAGTACATTACATGCAAATACAGCAGTCGGAGCGATTTCACGTCTTTTAGATATGGATGTGGAAAGTTTTTTGATAACTTCATCTCTTTTAGGGGTAATATCTCAAAGGCTGACACGAAAAATATGTGAACATTGCAGAATTTCATATGAGGCAGACACTGGAGAAAAAAAGGCTCTTGGAATTGATGTAAACGAATCAGTGACTATCTATAAAGGACAGGGATGTGAAAGATGTAATAATACTGGATATAAGGGACGTCTAGGTATATTTGAAATGCTTGAAATTACACCAGAAATAAAAGAGCTAATAGATTCATCTGCAAATCAAAGAGAAATTTTAAAGTTAGCTAAAAAACAAGGTATGGTTAGTCTAAAAGAGGATATAGTTAAAAAGGTTTTAGGTGGAAAGACAACAGTAGAAGAAATGATTAGAATAATTTTGATGACTGATTAA
- a CDS encoding prepilin-type N-terminal cleavage/methylation domain-containing protein produces the protein MSLYKNNERGLTLLEIIVAVFILTIVLSISYKVFNGITSAVKKQQIITDAQVNINLINKYLNRDLENCKDVTKNSSGSGYEYNIETPENTVKYEVSIDTKNNTGVYSVTRIQENTTNTEDALREEIISNQPLVQNNKEMKEMPFKIEKQADKSIYTVSVYYNESAQEGQKSSDLNNKTYTFDVMSRIG, from the coding sequence ATGAGCTTGTACAAAAACAATGAAAGAGGTCTTACTTTATTAGAAATAATAGTAGCTGTATTTATATTGACTATAGTTTTAAGTATTTCTTATAAAGTATTTAATGGTATAACATCAGCAGTAAAAAAACAACAAATCATTACAGATGCTCAAGTAAATATTAATTTAATTAATAAATATTTAAATAGAGACTTAGAAAACTGTAAGGATGTAACAAAGAACAGTTCAGGTAGTGGTTATGAATACAATATAGAAACTCCAGAGAATACAGTAAAGTATGAAGTATCTATAGATACAAAAAACAATACAGGAGTATACTCTGTAACAAGAATTCAAGAAAATACCACTAATACTGAAGATGCACTTAGAGAAGAAATAATTTCTAATCAACCATTAGTTCAAAACAATAAAGAAATGAAGGAAATGCCATTTAAAATAGAAAAACAAGCTGATAAATCTATTTATACAGTAAGTGTATATTATAATGAATCAGCTCAAGAAGGCCAGAAAAGCAGTGATTTAAATAATAAGACTTATACATTTGATGTTATGTCAAGAATTGGGTAA
- the pilO gene encoding type 4a pilus biogenesis protein PilO encodes MNKDIFKKDIKDIFKMEVSLKGIIIKVVILLAILSYGYFGLYPQYEKYVSTKNSVKQATQKLNTYKEKTALMPKYEKQLKNIETELNEKSKNLLYDMQDGLFLIGLDKKMKTYNIDLTSYDVGNIREYEHFYGISTTISVRGDYRNVKKLMAYLEEQKNVTQILDYTMTSYIEPEKEEQETTSNKDLIKNVNINKDTKIYWVEGEDKWHLYNDCPLIKEGEILKNDKLLDRSTSYLCNTCVLRAATEKETKKEVVTPQAEGVVEATFKFIMYTKENTTMVLDTDNPSSWRPGKYNPFKSSAK; translated from the coding sequence ATGAATAAGGACATATTTAAAAAAGATATAAAAGATATATTTAAAATGGAAGTTAGTCTAAAGGGAATCATTATAAAAGTCGTAATTTTACTTGCTATTTTATCCTATGGATATTTTGGACTTTATCCACAATACGAGAAATATGTTTCTACAAAAAATTCTGTAAAACAAGCTACACAAAAATTAAATACATACAAAGAGAAAACAGCTCTTATGCCAAAATATGAAAAACAACTTAAAAATATTGAAACTGAATTAAATGAAAAAAGTAAAAACCTATTATATGATATGCAAGATGGTCTGTTTCTAATTGGTTTAGACAAGAAAATGAAAACATATAATATTGACTTAACTAGCTATGATGTTGGAAATATTAGAGAATATGAACATTTTTATGGAATATCAACAACAATAAGTGTTAGAGGGGATTATAGAAATGTTAAAAAATTGATGGCTTATTTAGAAGAGCAAAAAAATGTTACTCAGATATTAGACTATACTATGACTTCATATATAGAGCCAGAAAAAGAAGAACAAGAGACAACAAGTAATAAAGACTTAATTAAAAATGTGAACATAAATAAAGATACAAAAATATATTGGGTAGAAGGCGAAGATAAATGGCATTTATATAATGACTGTCCATTGATAAAAGAAGGAGAAATTCTTAAGAATGACAAACTTTTAGATAGGTCAACAAGTTATCTATGTAACACTTGTGTACTTAGAGCTGCAACAGAAAAAGAAACAAAAAAAGAAGTAGTAACTCCACAAGCAGAAGGTGTAGTAGAGGCTACATTTAAATTTATAATGTATACTAAAGAAAATACTACAATGGTACTTGATACAGATAATCCATCTTCATGGAGACCAGGAAAATATAATCCATTTAAATCTAGTGCAAAATAA
- a CDS encoding type II secretion system F family protein — protein MKSFKYTIIKEDGKKQTDVIEANDFNEAKSLLRKRNLRVLEIKESKSKNINISSRKRKKDLGADQISHFCRQFAIIVSSGINSISGLETLAGRSTNVTLREEINRIVAEIKIGSTIADSMLAPKSKFPKLLGAMVATGEATGKLDEVLKSMASFYSSEHRVKQKLRNAATYPLIVLISSFIMIFIFTAFMVPKMINSITTVGATLPLVTRIVMGFGTFMKTFWPIVLLVIILSIYQFKKYLKTPVGRAQKDRVINKIPVLGKGINCMVATRFSRALYLFVSTGYPLVQGLDYIIDSVNNTMAEKILTSAKDGITRGESLAENLERYTYFDSVLVQMIAIGEQTGELENISRQMAEFYEYESEIYLNRMASMIEPVLIIAVGIIVAVLVVSIFMPMLSIYDAM, from the coding sequence ATGAAAAGTTTTAAGTATACAATAATAAAAGAGGATGGGAAAAAGCAAACTGATGTAATTGAAGCTAATGATTTTAATGAAGCTAAAAGTCTTCTTAGAAAAAGAAATCTTAGAGTTCTTGAAATCAAAGAAAGTAAAAGTAAAAATATAAATATATCTTCTAGAAAGAGAAAAAAAGACTTAGGGGCTGACCAAATAAGCCATTTTTGCAGACAGTTTGCTATTATAGTATCTTCTGGTATAAATAGTATTTCTGGATTAGAAACATTAGCAGGAAGGTCAACTAATGTTACATTAAGAGAAGAAATAAATCGTATAGTAGCAGAGATAAAAATAGGTTCTACTATTGCTGACTCAATGCTTGCACCAAAGTCTAAGTTTCCAAAGTTACTTGGTGCTATGGTGGCTACAGGTGAGGCTACAGGTAAACTAGATGAAGTATTAAAAAGTATGGCTTCATTTTATTCCAGTGAGCATAGAGTTAAGCAAAAGCTTAGAAATGCAGCTACATACCCATTAATAGTTTTGATTTCTTCATTTATAATGATTTTTATATTTACAGCATTTATGGTACCTAAGATGATTAATTCAATCACAACAGTAGGTGCCACTCTTCCACTTGTAACAAGGATTGTTATGGGATTTGGTACATTTATGAAGACATTTTGGCCAATAGTACTTTTAGTTATTATACTGTCTATTTACCAATTTAAGAAGTATCTAAAAACACCAGTGGGTAGAGCTCAAAAGGATAGAGTTATAAATAAAATTCCTGTATTGGGAAAAGGTATAAACTGTATGGTGGCTACACGATTTTCAAGAGCATTGTATCTATTTGTATCAACTGGGTATCCATTAGTTCAAGGGCTCGATTATATTATAGATAGTGTAAATAATACTATGGCAGAAAAGATTTTAACATCAGCAAAAGATGGAATAACAAGAGGTGAAAGTCTAGCAGAAAACTTAGAAAGATATACGTATTTTGATTCAGTTTTAGTGCAGATGATAGCTATAGGGGAACAGACAGGGGAATTAGAGAACATAAGTAGACAGATGGCTGAATTCTATGAATATGAATCCGAAATTTATCTAAATAGAATGGCATCAATGATAGAACCTGTTTTAATAATTGCAGTTGGTATTATAGTTGCGGTACTGGTTGTATCAATATTCATGCCAATGCTTAGTATATATGATGCTATGTAG
- a CDS encoding prepilin-type N-terminal cleavage/methylation domain-containing protein, whose amino-acid sequence MSKKSNEKGFSLIEVLVAMAIMGIILFAFFNIINTNEKANTKNEADISSLNYVQSEIENLREKIKSGTFDFDSLDKREDGTVEYEKLIDKSNKVVYDKVLNKDDVSLYDTPYKEITTVEDKDGNIIDKESITNKVKVIVDDKSGQIYKITATGKSMNDYSSKKEVKIVTEIFKDK is encoded by the coding sequence ATGAGTAAAAAGAGTAATGAAAAAGGATTTTCTTTAATTGAAGTATTAGTAGCTATGGCGATTATGGGAATTATATTATTTGCATTTTTTAATATTATCAATACTAATGAAAAGGCCAACACTAAAAATGAAGCAGATATAAGTTCCTTAAATTATGTTCAAAGTGAAATAGAGAACTTAAGAGAGAAAATAAAAAGTGGAACATTTGATTTTGACAGTCTGGATAAGCGAGAAGATGGAACAGTGGAATATGAAAAATTAATAGATAAATCAAACAAAGTCGTATATGATAAAGTACTTAACAAGGATGATGTGAGTTTATATGATACTCCATATAAAGAGATTACAACAGTAGAAGATAAAGACGGAAATATAATTGACAAGGAAAGTATTACAAACAAAGTAAAGGTTATTGTAGATGATAAAAGTGGTCAAATATACAAAATAACTGCAACGGGGAAAAGCATGAATGACTATTCAAGTAAAAAAGAAGTTAAAATTGTAACTGAAATATTTAAAGATAAATAA